One segment of Alnus glutinosa chromosome 2, dhAlnGlut1.1, whole genome shotgun sequence DNA contains the following:
- the LOC133859210 gene encoding putative disease resistance RPP13-like protein 1: MEVALEVAGIVLSPFLQVLFERMISRSFHDSLWGQKLTDKLLRKLKIALLTVTAVLEDAEDRQFTETSVKEWLDELKDTVYTSEDILDEIATQDLRRKLDSEFGINILSKVRNPISTSPFDVNKIVEEINDVIDRLEDLAKEIGVLGLRAGVGGQPLERVPTTSLIEESSICGRDVEKEDIIKSLLSDSDDASGSDIGVIAIVGMGGIGKTTLAQLVYNDNKVNEHFDLKAWVYVSDTFDVVMVMKTVLEEVGSLANADSKNLNQLQIKLKETLKGKKFLLVLDDVWNKNYAKWEVLSNALKYGVQKSRIIVTTRDQEVSSVMLASATFLIRELPIEDCWSLFVKYAFHNGNSNQRLQREVLRRRIVEKCKGLPLAIKAIGSLLRPKLDVEEWYKVSRSELWNLPIEETCIIPALRLSYKYLSPNLKRCFAYCSIFPKGYAFERNKLVLLWMAEGFLPEHKNKTMEEVGDDYFHALVSRSLFQQSSGNKYIMHDLVSNLAKFISRQFALSLDDDCSYEIGSKTRHLSYSRKKIISRKLEMFGGQKKSEIFPEAKRLRTVRELSSIWDGKFYMSLAEFPLPKTRCLRVLILSKQEEVTKLPYLTGNLIHLRYLDLSYTPIKSLPGSICKLCNLQTLNLSHCWDLTALPRDMHKLVNLRHLDISGTYAMKEKPKHLDRLKCLRTLTIYEK; the protein is encoded by the coding sequence ATGGAGGTTGCACTTGAAGTTGCAGGCATAGTTCTCTCTCCCTTCCTCCAAGTCTTATTTGAAAGAATGATCTCTCGCAGTTTCCATGACTCCTTGTGGGGGCAAAAACTCACCGACAAACTCCTAAGAAAGTTGAAGATCGCGCTGTTGACTGTGACTGCAGTGCTCGAAGACGCGGAGGACAGGCAATTTACGGAGACAAGTGTTAAAGAGTGGCTCGACGAGCTGAAAGATACTGTGTATACTTCAGAAGACATTTTGGACGAGATTGCTACACAAGACTTGCGACGCAAGTTGGATTCTGAATTTGGAATCAATATTCTTAGTAAGGTACGTAACCCCATCTCTACTTCTCCTTTTGACGTCAATAAGATAGTAGAGGAGATAAATGATGTAATTGACAGATTAGAAGACCTTGCAAAAGAAATAGGTGTTTTAGGTCTGAGAGCAGGTGTTGGGGGGCAACCATTAGAAAGAGTGCCCACGACATCTTTGATCGAAGAATCTAGCATTTGTGGTAGAGATGTTGAAAAGGAGGATATAATTAAGTCACTGCTCTCTGACTCTGATGATGCGAGTGGCAGTGACATAGGTGTGATTGCCATAGTGGGCATGGGGGGAATTGGCAAAACCACCCTTGCTCAGCTTGTATATAATGACAACAAGGTGAATGAGCATTTTGACCTTAAAGCATGGGTTTATGTTTCAGATACATTTGACGTGGTCATGGTGATGAAAACAGTTCTAGAGGAAGTAGGTTCGCTTGCTAATGCTGATAGTAAGAATCTAAATCAGCTTCAAATTAAACTCAAGGAGACGTTGAAAGGAAAGAAGTTCTTACTTGTTTTAGACGATGTTTGGAATAAGAATTATGCCAAATGGGAGGTCTTAAGTAATGCTCTGAAATATGGGGTACAAAAAAGTAGGATCATCGTAACAACACGTGATCAGGAGGTTTCATCAGTAATGCTCGCTAGTGCAACTTTTCTTATAAGGGAGTTGCCCATAGAAGATTGTTGGTCGCTATTTGTAAAATATGCATTCCACAATGGTAACTCTAATCAACGTCTGCAGCGAGAAGTATTACGGAGAAGAATTGTTGAAAAGTGCAAAGGCCTACCTTTGGCAATCAAGGCAATTGGGTCTCTCTTGCGGCCTAAGTTAGATGTTGAGGAATGGTATAAAGTATCGAGAAGTGAATTATGGAATTTGCCAATTGAGGAAACATGCATCATTCCTGCTCTAAGATTAAGTTATAAATATCTTTCACCAAATTTAAAACGATGTTTTGCATACTGCTCCATATTCCCAAAAGGTTATGCTTTTGAAAGAAACAAATTAGTCTTATTATGGATGGCAGAAGGTTTCTTGCcggaacacaaaaataaaacaatggaAGAAGTTGGTGACGATTACTTCCATGCTCTTGTATCGAGATCATTATTCCAACAATCAAGTggcaataaatatataatgcATGACCTTGTTAGCAATTTGGCAAAATTTATATCTAGACAATTTGCTTTAAGCCTTGATGATGACTGTTCTTATGAAATTGGATCCAAGACTCGCCATTTATCGTATTCtcgtaaaaaaattattagtaggAAGCTTGAGATGTTTGGTGGTCAAAAGAAGTCTGAGATCTTTCCTGAAGCAAAGAGGTTGCGCACTGTCCGAGAATTAAGTTCCATTTGGGACGGTAAGTTCTACATGTCTCTAGCCGAATTTCCATTGCCAAAGACAAGATGTTTACGGGTGCTCATTTTATCTAAGCAAGAGGAGGTAACTAAGTTGCCATATTTAACTGGTAATCTTATACATCTACGATATTTGGATCTTTCTTACACTCCGATTAAAAGTTTACCTGGTTCCATATGTAAGTTGTGCAACTTACAAACACTGAATTTATCACATTGTTGGGATCTTACTGCCTTGCCAAGAGATATGCATAAACTCGTTAATTTGCGTCATCTTGATATTTCTGGAACTTATGCTATGAAAGAGAAGCCAAAACATCTGGATAGACTAAAATGTCTCCGGACATTAactatatatgagaaatga
- the LOC133860164 gene encoding uncharacterized protein LOC133860164, whose translation MGDKLVMHCRGPKETAIRYNRYVVNGKLFRTRAHDAGKRTQNSGVCVPTVDGEMYYGKLTEIIEVEYYDRTKYVLFKCDWADTTRDIGYKVNEYGLVFVNFKKLVHTGKLITDEPYVLTTQVDQVFYVEDERDPGWACAVRTKPRNVYDVGGEGHDDACANYHECEPLLLTSNNDHNLEDDFDHIRPDVDPIPVVQ comes from the exons ATGGGTGACAAATTAGTGATGCATTGTAGAGGGCCGAAAGAGACAGCAATAAGATATAACAGATATGTTGTAAATGGCAAACTGTTTCGCACTCGAGCACATGATGCAGGAAAGAGGACTCAGAATAGCGGTGTGTGTGTGCCGACCGTTGATGGCGAAATGTACTACGGGAAGTTAACAGAAataattgaggtcgagtactacgacAGGACCAAGTACGTCTTGTTCAAATGTGATTGGGCGGACACCACGAGGGACATAGGGTACAAGGTGAATGAGTATGGGCTAGTGtttgtcaatttcaaaaaacttgTCCACACGGGAAAGCTTATCACTGATGAGCCGTACGTGTTAACTACACAAGTTGACCAAGTTTTTTACGTTGAAGATGAACGGGACCCAGGTTGGGCTTGCGCTGTAAGAACTAAACCTAGGAACGTATACGATGTTGGTGGTGAAGGGCATGATGATGCATGTGCTAACTACCACGAGTGCGAGCCGCTCCTATTGACCAGTAATAATGACCATAATCTGGAAGATGACTTCGATCACATCCGACCCGACGTAGATCCGATCCCAGT GGTACAATGA